A DNA window from Hordeum vulgare subsp. vulgare chromosome 1H, MorexV3_pseudomolecules_assembly, whole genome shotgun sequence contains the following coding sequences:
- the LOC123420517 gene encoding probable calcium-binding protein CML14, translating to MTKASPALRGSQLKQLRSLFDRFDMDGDGSLTQLELAALLRSLGLRPTGDESRALLLAIDADGSGTVEFDELARAIAPVLTAHAPRLVDQAQLLEVFQAFDRDGNGYISAAELARSMAKLGQPLTFDELRTMMRDADADGDGVISFGEFAAVMARSALDFLGVPAA from the coding sequence ATGACGAAGGCGTCGCCGGCGCTGCGGGGCAGCCAGCTGAAGCAGCTGCGGTCCCTCTTCGACCGCTTCGACATGGACGGCGACGGCAGCCTGACCCAGCTGGAGCTGGCCGCGCTGCTCCGGTCCCTGGGCCTGCGCCCCACGGGCGACGAGTCGCGCGCGCTCCTCCTCGCCATCGACGCCGACGGCAGCGGCACCGTGGAGTTCGACGAGCTGGCGCGCGCCATCGCGCCGGTCCTCACCGCCCACGCGCCGCGGCTCGTCGACCAGGCGCAGCTGCTCGAGGTCTTCCAAGCCTTCGACCGCGACGGCAACGGCTACATCTCCGCCGCCGAGCTCGCGCGCTCCATGGCCAAGCTCGGCCAGCCGCTCACGTTCGACGAGCTGCGGACCATGATGCGGGACGCCGACGCGGATGGTGACGGCGTGATTAGCTTCGGCGAGTTCGCCGCCGTCATGGCCAGGTCCGCGCTCGACTTCCTCGGCGTCCCCGCCGCCTGA